The Camelus ferus isolate YT-003-E chromosome 34, BCGSAC_Cfer_1.0, whole genome shotgun sequence sequence AGTTCACAgttgttttctttagttttcttgttttctttaatgtagactttaaatgtttatcttatttaccctgaatttttttttgtaattttctcatcAAGTATAAATCTATTTCCCCTCAAATGCCCAAATTATTAACTAGTTATCTTGGCATTGTTTGTTAActaattcttaaaatttcatcAATTTCTTCTCATTATCgcatattaaattcatttttaaaatgtgctgtaTTTCTGTGCTTTGTGCTCTACTCTACTGctatattttttcagttgctttcccatattcagtatatattaatcatttctatttttaatttattgactgatctggttttatttttcttcttttttcaattattatttaatagttttCCATTCATACAGTATACAACTATTCTGAGCTATTCTCAAGAAtgaggaagataaaaaaaaatacaatataatatatagGCTGTTTTTTCAACAGTGTCAATGAAATTAGGAGTATAGTAAATCCAAGATGTGTGTTCCTTTCCAGAGTTAAAATGCAAGGAAGAAAGACTACCTTCTTCAAGAATAATCAGTCAGCTTTAAGACAGGGAACACAAAATCGATTGCCCTGATTTTTTATTGGCAACGTCTGTAATTTTCATTAGTATGTAGCCCACTACAAAAACAGGGATCAGTTCCATCAGGCAGCAGAGCCCCGTGGGGTAGGGGCCATTCTGCACAGCAAtaaggagggaggggatggatgCAAGAAAGGGAACAAGTAGACATGTACTCATGGCTCTAGAAGGTTGATGGTGGAATGAGAGAACCAGCGGGGAGCCCTGGGAACAGTCTGGGCATGTGACCAATTTTCTCTTATTAAGTTATAGCCATGGTTAAAAGATAGAAGGGAATAATTCAGTAGAGATGGAGAGGTTGAATGTTTTGAAGAGGGCAGAACCACTTCAAAACAGGAGTTCTTTAGGAAGTGTGAAACAGTGTGTTCCaagacagaggggaggagggagcacttCTTCCTCTTAGAAATGCAACGAGGGTAAAATTAGAAGATGTAAAGAAAGAGACGCTGAGGGAGAGATGCAGAGAGCTAGACCGCTCACACTGATGGCTTTGATCTCCTAAGTAGGTACACTGCCCTGGACACAGGCATCAGAATCGGCAGGGAGCGCTGGATAAAAATCACCTCCCCGGATTACTCTCATCAGAATCCAGGAATCTGTGAAACAGGTTATTCTaaccaaagtttgagaaccatagTTCAAACGAAGTAGGAAGTTCTCTGCAGGGTGTGACCTGCATGACTGGGGAAGCATTCGTGAACAGGAAGAGACAGCAGCTTCCacgggtgggcagtggggagaatGGAAGGATGACGAAGCAGAGCCTGTTGGAGTTGGGGAGGCAGGATTTCATGCAGGAGAGACTGGCCCAGCTCCGGAGTATGGTTCCATGTGCTTCCGTGACTTCTTAGACGGTAAAGTAATCCCACCTACAACCCCTGTCCTCActtctgtatcagtcagggtgcAGGGAGGATGCTCAGGCAGACTGCCGAATCAAGGGCACGAAGAAAACTTGAGCAATTTCCCTTCCTTTGGGTTTGGCAGGCAGAGGTAATAACACTGACTTGCGACGTCAAACCCTGTGGATTTGTATATTCTGACTTTGAGTTTTGCATTTTCATGATGAGCCCGGCCAGCGTGTCAGGCCAGACCTCCCTCTGTGGGTTGTGGCTCGGTTCCACCTTTAGCTGCTGCTTCTCCACCTGCACATCACCCAAGACGGGTGACGCCCTTGGGTGAAAGAAGAAGTTGCCTCGCTCAttgattttttgtctttttttaacttgaactTCATCAACAACCTCTTAACTCCAGAGGCCTTTCTCTCAGCCAccagcctcttccttccccaggtgACCCGAGTTACCTTTTTTGACACAGACCGACAACTGAACAAGTGTTGAAATATTTGTAATCCAAATGGTAAATGCTATAAGCACTCCCTCTGTTTGGACCACAGAGGGAAGTCCAAACAAATTAGAGACACACCAGGGTTTTTGCAATGTGCCTCTACTTCAACCCCTGCCTCCACCATTCCTGCCTCGCTCGTTCCAGGGACACGGACTCCTCGTCGGTACACGGTGCACCCTTCCTGTGACCAAAGTGTCCCTTTTAGTTTCGTTGCTATGCTTCCTGATGTTCCCCTAAGGAGATGTATTCAAATGTCACCCCCTCTCGGAAGCTTTCTCAGACCACACTTCCCGTCCCAAGGCAGACTTAATGATTTTTCCATCTGTATTGCATAGTAATTTATACAAATGTCCACAGTTGCCCTTAGAACATGATAGTGtgttcatttctatttttgtttccacAAATTGCATTTGAATTTTTGAGACCAAAAATTTGGTTGTTACAATTTTAGTTCCCCTATGCTTGACGTGTAAGGATGTGTACCGTCAATTCTAGTTGAATACATTTGAATCAGAGATGCTCTTTTTATGGTATCCAAGCCGCCAGAACATAGGAAAGTAGAGTTCTTTGCAGCAAGCACTGTGGGCAACTCTCAGTGTCAGTTTATAATagtaatgttttttgttttccatgcaATATTACAGTAACAGCATTTGTGGATTAATCTGCATACTTAAAGAATCAGAATTGCAAGAAGTATCTTAAAAGTGGTTCTTCtgatttgcagatgaggaaaccagccCTGTGCTTATGTCTACCACACAAGGAGCTTCTTCTCAAAAATCCTGTCCAACAACCCACAACCCTTGTGAATTCATGAGtgttaaattattttcccattcCAGGCAAATCAATCCTGGAAGAGAACAAAATGTCCAATGCATTTTAGTTCAGAGGGAATGTCACTGAGGAGTCTTAACCTGAGTTTAAGATGCTGGGATGGGGGAAAGCCAGGCTACTTGATGAGCAATGATTGGTAAGTTCTGGGAGGATTTTAAATACCCCCCAAAAAGTGTTTTTCAAGGTTTTTTGCTGAGTTGATATGAGCTCTCAGGGCCATCAGAAAAACGATAGGGTGGGTTTTGATGAGTTTATTTTCTCCAGGTTTAATTGAGCCTCTTCTCTTTAATAGGTTTCAGAACCTGCTGTGGTCCAGAAAGACGTTTGTGGACAACATGAAAATCTATAACCACAGTTACATCTACATGCCTGCCTTTTCTATGAAGACGGGAACAGAGCCATCCCTCCGGGTTTATTATACACTGTCAGACGTGGGTGCCAGTCAGACAGTGCTCTTTGCCAACCCCAACTTTCTGCGCAGCATCGGGAAGTTCTGGAAAAGCAGGGGGATTCGTGCCAAGCGCCTGTCCACGGGGCTGTTTCTGGTGAGCGCGGCCCTGGGCCTCTGCGAGGAGGTGGTCACCTACGGCTTCTGGCCCTTCTCTGTGAACATGCGCGAAGAGCCCATCAGCCACCACTACTATGATAATGTCTTGCCCTTTTCCGGCTTCCATGCCATGCCGGAGGAATTCCTCCAACTCTGGTATCTTCATAAAATTGGTGCACTGAGAATGCAGCTAGACCCGTGTGAGggcacctccctcccacccacgtCCTAGGGACCGTGGAAACAGGAAGAACCGAGCCAGGGTATTTTTGTTAGGTTTTCTACTTGACTCCTAAAGGAAATGGTCAGGTCATTTCATGGCTTAGCATGAGCCACTTGGAAACAACAATAAACCCCCCAAGGGAAACTCTACGTTTACTGTTGGCTTAGAGgggcaaaaaagaaatgaaccgtcccaggaaatattttatagcaCAGGGTGGATCTGTAACTAACTAGTGCCATGCTGATGAGATGATGTCGGTAAAACATGTTTCCACGGTTCCGGTCTAGACTGTGCGGTTCGCAAACAAGACGAAACTCTAATTGTTGAAACTGAGGAATGAATCAaggtagaaaaaaggaaatagcagGGTGAAGGTGGTAGTGACTATCAACACAAACTGgcttaacaaaaaacaaactctcTTATTAAGACTAACATTAGAActataggttttttaaaaattattatttatttttgccctATTTAGGGGCAGTGAGTAGGTGATGGGGtagatttaaaaaatcccttACTGAGTAACATGGATACAAAACACTACAGCTGGTAATTGTGATTTGTCGAACCAAGTCTACGTTAACTATAGTTCCCCTCCCTTCCACTTAAAAAGTGTTAAATAagaattccttcctcctcttctgtcaaGCCTCCTTAGCATTGTTGAATTTAGACTGTGTTGACGCATAGTCGGGATGACAAGCCACTTTCCCTCCTCAGAATTTAGGGCATAAACTCAATTTTAGGTCTGCATTTTTGCATTACGATTATTGTTTTGGTGCAAACAAACTACAGACGTGAGTGCATTATTTATTTGCAAAGCAACATAATTGTCTTTATAAGTTAACACTCGGAGATGAAGTGAAGCACATTGACATAAAGCTTAGTCTCTGGGCTGGACAGGCTGGACAGGCGTGTCCCTTTTTCTATCCACCGTGGTATGTTCCCTCCAAGATGGAGGCCATGCGGGCGTACATAAATCACGTGTACATTCATgtccactcacacacacacagttacacaAAGCTCGTTCCCGTGCAACTGTGGAAGCCAAAGCTACATGAACAAAACTCTGGAACCCGTGTCGGAAAGCCACAAATGCAATAGGCACTACCTGCTACACCTTGATGTGAAACTGGCCAGCTTCCTGGGTGCTGCTTATAATGCTCATACCAGCACGAGATGCACGCCTTCTCCCCAAGTCACCCCGCGTGAGCAGAGCTGTTTTACTTATTCTCGCCCTCCCAGCACCTCACAAGGGACGCTGTGGGGAGCGTGGTCACGCAAGGCATGGTTCACACCAGTAAAGGGAAGGAATTAGCAGCTGTTTATTCCCTTAGTGGCAGGTAGGACTGCTTAGAAAGCTTGTTACTTCAGCTTTGACACACTGCACACAAACTGTCGACAGATTACAAGCAGCTGGATGTGCTCACATATAAGAGAAAGATAAAGGAAGTCACATAACCTTTGTGCTTTGGGATGCCTTAATCTAAAAGGAGACACTGGAAATCACTAACTATATTCTTTTAAGGGTCACCAAATAGGTAAACTGTACCCAAAAGTTCTActtcgggttttttttttatgttttttttttaattgaagtacagttacaatgtgtcaatttctggtcctTTTTAGTGGTTGATATAATATAGACTAAAACAGGTGGCAGGTTTCGTGGGTTAATTTAAAAGATATCAAGGTAACAAAGCTCTTGGAAAAATTCTACATCATTGGAATAAGCAATTTCTAAATAAGATTGAATTACAGAGATCAGCAGTCAAATATGACTGGTTGACATAACACAGAttatattgatacttagaaagtTAAGATTttgagagtattttttaaaaaagagtttgagAGTATTGACTCTGTGCAGGGCTCATTTGCTATTTTGATCCTATTCGGCAGCAAAAATGTCATGAAAAATTGCTATGGGTGAGTTGTGTTAAATATTTGCTATGCATGCAACCCTGAATATATTTCCTCTTTTGAGCTATTTGTTGTTAATAATAATTACGTTAAAAGGAATACATTTTTACCTATACATTTTATCCAAATGTAAAAGGGCTAATGaaaaacacatataaattttCATTACAATATGTGTCACTCAAAGGAGTACTTTAATTGTTAGAATGGGATTCGCGAGTGCCCTAAAGCCCATGCAATCCCAGTTCCACTgaaggttccttctggacattTTACACCTCGTTGTGATTCCTGGGATAGGTTTATGCAATAGATTTGTACAACAATTAGTCTATGAATCTGGGGCTTCTGAAAGGCAAAACAGAAATGGCCTGAATGATGCTGGGGAATTAGATCAGGGCTTCTCAACTGGGGtgactcccctcccctgcctggtgACATCTggtgatgtctggagacatttttgatcaTCACGATTTGGAGGATGCTACCAGCATCTAGTGAAGAGACGCCAGGGATCCTGCTAAACACCCTACAACGCACAGGTCAGTCCCCCACAACGAAGAATTACCCGCTGTGAAATGCCAATAGTGCCAAGCTTGAAAAACCCTGGATTAGACCAAAGCGATATTTAGATTGTTCCATCATACTGTCTGTACTTAAGTGTACACAGACATGCTCATGTCATTCAAAGTATGACTACAATTTAATgagaatattttcttagattaggTTACAGTTTGGCATTATTTTACAGTGACAGCTCATAGGAATGCCATACATAGTCCCTTTTCTGAGGTTAGATGTATCTAAACCGaggagtgtggtgtgtgtgtttgtacatgtgTGTAGCATACAGTTATGTATATCCATTCTTAATGAGATACATGTGTTCCTAAGTGAATATCTCCCTAGATTGATCTTGTAGAGCACTCTGGAATACTCTATTATTATTAAGAAGTTGAATTCTAAActcccattattttattttgttcatttgaaatTGAGACCTTCAGAATTGGACCTCATTCTTTGCCAAGTTTGCttgattacatttt is a genomic window containing:
- the ST8SIA1 gene encoding alpha-N-acetylneuraminide alpha-2,8-sialyltransferase isoform X4; this translates as MEVPADSAARGSQCPLRRGPLLALHLPGLPAAQREGDRAGGAATGHGVEEEPDGGQSLQATPFQLPLKKCAVVGNGGILKKSGCGRQIDEANFVMRCNLPPLSSEYTNDVGSKSHLVTANPSIIRQRFQNLLWSRKTFVDNMKIYNHSYIYMPAFSMKTGTEPSLRVYYTLSDVGASQTVLFANPNFLRSIGKFWKSRGIRAKRLSTGLFLVSAALGLCEEVVTYGFWPFSVNMREEPISHHYYDNVLPFSGFHAMPEEFLQLWYLHKIGALRMQLDPCEGTSLPPTS